Part of the Cercospora beticola chromosome 5, complete sequence genome is shown below.
GACTgctttctctctctctctctcagCTAGCAAGAATCAAATCCACCAGAGCTCCCAACGTCACCGTCTGACTCCAGTCCATCGTCATAGGGAACACATCGTAAACGCACGGTGTGTCCTCGTCCTCTACTTGAACGATCAACTCTCCCACTGCCCGCTCGCTGGGCCAAAACACCAGCATATCTCTCCAACTGCCTCGTCCCAGCATCGCCAACTTGTTCTTGCACGCGAACCTGATCACATAGTCCGTGGCGTCCGAATACTCGCGCTTGACCCAAGCATTGATGGCAAGATTTGGATAATAGTAAGTGAAAAATGGGTTGAGGTATGGCCTTGGAAATCGACCTGGTTGAGTCGGTGGCTGGATCCAGAGGTTGCGTCGGGACTGGGCTGAGTTGGAAATCGTTTTCAGCCAAGTTCTGTTGACTCCAGAGCAGTGGAGGAGAGTGCGACTGTTGAGGGAGGATAGGATGTTTGCGAGGAGTTCCGAATTTTCGAGGACATTGTCGACGGCAGACCGAGGCATGCTGATGTTGACTGCGAGGGCAGAGGTTAGTGAGTTATCTGATAGCCAGTGTTACAAGGTATTTACCACTGATCTTGGTCGAAGGTCCTGCGTCGGCTTGATTCTGGGGCTGGTATGTCGGCATTTGGGGCGTATGCTCAGTCCGCAAGCGCAGAGGCATGTTGATGGTCATGGTCATGGTCGCGGTCGTGAGTGCGTGTTCTGGTGATGGAAGCCCGTCTTCAGCAGCATGCAAGGACTTCAGCTGCCGAGCTGAGTCgtgagagagagagagagagatggCGAAGAGCAACATTCAGATGTTTCATGCTTGGTGCAGGGCTCACATCACCAAGAGTGAGTGCGGAAAAGTGGAGAGGTAGCCTGCATTTTCATGTGAGAGCATTGTTGACTCATACGAACGGACGCTCAGTTGATTTCTCTACCCAACCACGTAAGGCTTTGATCCAGGTTTGAACAACAGATGTGGTTTCCTCTCTGCGAGATCCAGAATCGTTTGCGCAAAGACCGAATTCGCCCAGGCAAACCAGCTTCGGGTGTagtccttgatcttctccacGTTGACACTCTCGTGCACCAATCCCAATGGACTCGCCTTCTTGACCGCTTCCAAAAGCTCCGAGatctcttcgtcatcatcgctaGTCATCGCCTGAATAAGCAACGACATCGGCCAAGCATTGTGCAAACCAACATGCGGGCCTCCAATGCCCTTGAGGGCTTTACCCTGCAGAAAGTATGGATTGCCTTCTTTCGACAAGATCATCTTGCGCGTGTTCTGGTACGTttgttcttctttcttgaCGAAGCCGAGGTATGGTAGTGCGAGCAGTGAAGGCACATTGGCGTCGTCCATTAGCAGAGAGGAGCCGTAGCCATCGACTTCGAAAGCAAAGACCGAGCCCCACTTCTTGTGCTGAACGACGCCGTGCTCCCATACACCTTTCTCAATCCTTGCGCCTCGTGCTTTAAGCTCTTCGCCAACTTTAGGCTTGCCCGAAGCGGCGATGATATCTGctgtcttcttcagctctaCTGCCATCATTGCGTTGGCTGGAATGAAGAAGCCAAAAATCGTGGCGTCATCACTTGGTCTGAAGGCAGAGCGAATCAAACCCGTCCCGTAGTTCAACGGGTTTCCATTCCCTGCCAGGTTCAAAGTCTCAGTGCCAGTATTCGTGTTTCTCTGAAATCGGTACGTTTGCTTGACAAAGGACCCCGTCTTCGGATCGAATGTTGACTGGCTCTGCTGATCAAGCACCTTGAGCAGACTTTCCAATGCATGAAACCAGCGCTGCGTCAAAAACGCTGTGGATCCAGTATGCTCATAGAACTGATTTCCAAGTCTCAGGAAATGTGCCAAGGAGTCCAGCTCATACTTGCACTCGAAAACTTGGCTTGGCTCATATGCTGGGTGCACATTATCGCCTTGTCCATTGTCACTTGGCTTCAGCCTGCTCGGTGGAGGTGGCTGGAACGCATTGCAGTACGGAGATTCAATCACGTACTCCGCTTGGGTATTGATCGCACCCAAAATCAAGTTCTCtatcttcttgttcttctttgcCAGCGGTTGGTACTGTGCCAACTGGTTTGTTGAATCACGGAGCCACGACGCTTGAATATCCCCAGTCACGATGAAGCTCTGTGGTCCCTTCCAAGCATCTGTTTGCCCCAAAAACAATTGTTGCATCTTATTTGATTCCGCCTGCTTCTCTGTGCCATCCACATGCCACTGTACAGTTGTATCGATCGTATTCGGGAATGCGTTCTCGAAGATTCGCGCGAGATCGGGGTCCACTAGGGAGTGACTGAGATCTTTGATGATCTTCTCCACGAGGTCTGATTCGAAAGTTCGGCAGTGTTTCGAGGGTCGCTGAAAGGGAAGAGCCATGGGGCCATCGCTGAGAGGCTGGCTGTGCAACTGTCAGTCTACAGGCTCACATGGTCATTGTAGCTTCGCGAATCT
Proteins encoded:
- a CDS encoding uncharacterized protein (CAZy:GH125) is translated as MKTTIAAVVAALTSPFLEVAATSDSGIPKAKYKEACPAYEHYARFPHQPLSDGPMALPFQRPSKHCRTFESDLVEKIIKDLSHSLVDPDLARIFENAFPNTIDTTVQWHVDGTEKQAESNKMQQLFLGQTDAWKGPQSFIVTGDIQASWLRDSTNQLAQYQPLAKKNKKIENLILGAINTQAEYVIESPYCNAFQPPPPSRLKPSDNGQGDNVHPAYEPSQVFECKYELDSLAHFLRLGNQFYEHTGSTAFLTQRWFHALESLLKVLDQQSQSTFDPKTGSFVKQTYRFQRNTNTGTETLNLAGNGNPLNYGTGLIRSAFRPSDDATIFGFFIPANAMMAVELKKTADIIAASGKPKVGEELKARGARIEKGVWEHGVVQHKKWGSVFAFEVDGYGSSLLMDDANVPSLLALPYLGFVKKEEQTYQNTRKMILSKEGNPYFLQGKALKGIGGPHVGLHNAWPMSLLIQAMTSDDDEEISELLEAVKKASPLGLVHESVNVEKIKDYTRSWFAWANSVFAQTILDLAERKPHLLFKPGSKPYVVG